From Cannabis sativa cultivar Pink pepper isolate KNU-18-1 chromosome 8, ASM2916894v1, whole genome shotgun sequence, a single genomic window includes:
- the LOC115701497 gene encoding uncharacterized protein LOC115701497 codes for MSILPDKAQGSTSSSSSSPSSANPTLSNHGTFFSSSPQSQSQSQSPSRQFHAFGSLQIAHSHSHSQSPPNDMSPESSGPFVSGTQDSGGLSKEVTELGRNVDNNLSHQMPNVHSQSRSGGRGAGSAQGRGKFSGTTVSPRNQQVSGHVNSHGSSASSGGRKAQVTSGNHLLNFHYDPISRSQPRAPPPRRHHKIKPYNKDLFLQANYKFVVLDSGNYTAESMDPDKMLRWEDIICLRYSTSSTVQCPICLESPLCPQITSCGHIFCFPCILQYLLMGKEDAKGDCWKRCPLCFVMISPKDLYTLVIENVNEYRVGDKVELLLLTRQKDSSMLFHKNKQEKDINVGSPEETYDPFSKFTFTSDVDLSVRKAISDLDGWLVRADAGLVDDLEKLPYVCAAMEHLEQRKKYWDEHRASDNVKSSEFGRNTGSYVTQPVANATQNNSDLVVSDTLSTEVSDKNKNFDNIGEVCLDAQICSDHPADASESLGPQEVVLSSSYDESNDRNSKVFGDVKEKDSYNFYQAADGQHIILHPINMKCLLHHFGSADLLPDRISGKILQLETVTQSEAIRRRFRFLSHFSLTTTFQLCEIDLSELLPPDSLLPFIEEIKKRAKQRKQVARKERKEKIKAEAAVEGPMPIYSSFVQSSRDESPIFSMDDFEALGTSPVASSSTSVVGERRLFSNVTKLGFAAGHDSPSLKIEEISSQLENLATTESSSAGSRNTGVLSFANVISRDKAVKSLEAPKMNELGKKGKKPSRVLLSTAGGRRY; via the exons ATGTCCATCTTGCCTGACAAAGCCCAAGGATCCACTTCGTCTTCGTCTTCATCTCCCTCTTCTGCAAACCCTACCCTTTCCAATCATGGAACCTTCTTCTCATCCTCACctcaatctcaatctcaatctcaatctccCTCCCGCCAATTCCACGCATTTGGATCGCTTCAGATCGCCCACTCTCACTCTCACTCTCAATCACCTCCCAACGATATGTCGCCAGAAAGTTcag GCCCCTTCGTCTCTGGAACTCAAGATTCTGGTGGGCTTTCCAAAGAG GTAACTGAGTTGGGGAGAAATGTTGACAATAATTTATCTCATCAAATGCCCAATGTGCATTCCCAGAGTCGCTCTGGAGGACGAGGAGCTGGATCAGCCCAGGGTAGAGGGAAGTTCTCAGGAACCACAGTTTCTCCTCGAAACCAACAAGTTTCTGGACATGTTAATTCTCATGGAAGCTCTGCATCCTCGGGAGGAAGAAAAGCTCAAGTAACGAGTGGCAATCACTTGTTAAATTTCCATTATGACCCTATTTCTCGTTCTCAACCAAGAGCTCCTCCTCCAAGAAGGCATCACAAGATAAAGCCGTACAATAAAGATCTATTTCTTCAGGCAAACTATAAATTTGTGGTGCTAGATTCTGGAAACTATACTGCTGAATCAATGGATCCAGATAAAATGTTACGGTGGGAGGACATTATATGCTTGAGATACTCTACCTCGTCTACTGTTCAATGTCCAATTTGTCTGGAATCTCCTCTTTGTCCCCAGATAACCTCATGTGGACATATATTTTGTTTCCCATGTATTCTTCAGTACTTGTTAATGGGGAAGGAGGATGCGAAAGGTGATTGCTGGAAAAGATGTCCTTTATGTTTTGTTATGATATCACCCAAGGACTTGTATACTCTTGTCATTGAGAATGTTAATGAGTACAGGGTTGGTGATAAGGTAGAGCTTCTGCTTTTAACTAGACAGAAGGACTCCTCTATGCTGTTCCACAAAAACAAACAGGAGAAAGATATAAACGTAGGTAGCCCTGAAGAAACTTATGATccattttcaaaatttacatttacATCAGATGTAGATCTGTCGGTCAGAAAGGCAATTTCTGATCTAGACGGTTGGTTAGTAAGGGCAGACGCAGGGCTTGTTGATGACCTAGAGAAGCTTCCATATGTATGTGCTGCAATGGAACATTTAGAACAGAGAAAGAAATATTGGGATGAGCACCGAGCATCTGATAATGTTAAATCTTCTGAATTCGGTCGGAATACTGGTTCATATGTTACACAGCCAGTTGCAAATGCTACTCAAAATAACAGTGATTTAGTAGTCTCTGATACTTTGTCTACTGAGGTCTCtgataaaaataagaattttgacAATATAGGAGAGGTTTGTTTAGATGCACAGATCTGTTCTGATCACCCTGCTGATGCCTCTGAATCATTAGGGCCCCAAGAAGTTGTGTTATCTTCTTCGTACGATGAAAGCAATGACAGGAACTCGAAAGTCTTTGGAGATGTGAAGGAGAAGGATTCTTACAATTTTTACCAG GCAGCTGATGGTCAGCACATCATTCTCCACCCAATAAATATGAAGTGTCTTCTACATCATTTTGGGAGCGCCGATTTGCTGCCTGACAG AATTTCTGGGAAGATTTTGCAATTAGAGACAGTGACTCAGTCAGAAGCCATAAGGAGGCGCTTTCGCTTCTTGAGCCATTTTTCTTTAACAACAACTTTTCAG ctatgtgaaatcgATTTGAGCGAGCTTTTACCCCCTGATTCCTTGCTTCCCTTTATTGAGGAAATTAAGAAACGTGCAAAGCAAAGGAAGCAAGTTGCTCGCAAG GAGCGGAAAGAGAAAATCAAGGCTGAAGCTGCTGTAGAGGGCCCAATGCCTATATATTCTAGTTTTGTGCAGTCATCTCGTGATGAATCCCCTATTTTCTCCATGGATGACTTTGAAG CTCTAGGAACTTCACCTGTGGCATCATCAAGCACTTCAGTTGTTGGGGAACGGAGGCTCTTTTCAAATGTTACGAAGCTTGGTTTTGCTGCTGGGCATGATTCTCCATCTCTAAAAATTGAGGAAATTAGTTCTCAGCTTGAAAACCTTGCGACAACCGAGTCTTCTTCTGCTG GTTCAAGAAACACCGGTGTACTGTCATTCGCTAATGTAATATCTAGAGACAAAGCCGTTAAAAGCTTAGAGGCACCGAAGATGAACGAATTGGGAAAGAAAGGCAAGAAACCAAGCCGCGTCCTTTTGTCTACAGCAGGTGGTCGGCGCTATTAA
- the LOC115701498 gene encoding light-regulated protein 1, chloroplastic — protein MQASLSIISPTLIPLKPSKKPSQLTLFPSKLSTSFTSRNSSVKANVVTTNDTNTVNYNSQFSVFPAEACETIGGEACWEGMFPEAKLQQKQTDSTSTSTSSSETFEREYFEYNDPKTVFRREACDDLGGEFCEHDYQKSVY, from the exons atgcagGCAAGTTTGAGTATTATTTCTCCTACTCTTATCCCTTTGAAACCCTCCAAAAAACCTTCTCAATTGACCCTTTTTCCTTCTAAATTAAGTACTTCTTTCACTTCCCGTAATTCTAGTGTCAAAGCAAATGTTGTGACAACCAATGATACGAATACAGTTAATTATAACTCTCAATTCTC TGTGTTCCCTGCAGAAGCCTGTGAAACAATAGGTGGAGAGGCATGTTGGGAAGGCATGTTTCCTGAAGCAAAGCTTCAACAAAAGCAGACTGACTCAACATCAACTTCAACATCATCTTCAGAGACCTTTGAAAGAGAATATTTTGAGTACAATGATCCAAAAAc AGTTTTTCGAAGAGAGGCTTGTGATGATCTTGGTGGAGAGTTCTGTGAGCATGACTATCAGAAGAGTGTGTACTAG